In Dictyostelium discoideum AX4 chromosome Un chrUn_0008, whole genome shotgun sequence, the genomic stretch agataattttttagaatgttctagaacattcgaagaataaaaaattttcgaaagaaaagtaaaaatttcgAACCGGCACAATGATGCGATCATTGAGCAAGGTcgaaaaacataaaaattaaatagaaaCCTTTGATTTAAGAATGAAATCAATGGAAGATCAAATCAACAACCTTTCCTTAGCCTTTACAAGATTCATGAAAGAACCAATGTTCTAttctaataaaaattcaCGTAGCCAACCTTCTCATGATAACTCTGACACTGAGAATGAACAAAGTGAAGATGAATCAAGTAACAATTTCGATGTTTCAACCGATTATCAATTATCCGATACCTTACTTGGTCAGTACAAACATATGGTAAACAATCAAGGTTTACTCGTAGAAGAAGAATGTATCCTCAAGAAAGATGAGATATCCGAATTGAATAAAGTATTCAACTTTCCATCTA encodes the following:
- a CDS encoding hypothetical protein (Slime mold (D.discoideum) transposon DIRS-1, complete, clone SB41); the encoded protein is TFDLRMKSMEDQINNLSLAFTRFMKEPMFYSNKNSRSQPSHDNSDTENEQSEDESSNNFDVSTDYQLSDTLLGQYKHMVNNQGLLVEEECILKKDEISELNKVFNFPSNFQVNVAPFITPEE